A window of the Sphingomonas piscis genome harbors these coding sequences:
- a CDS encoding histidine kinase famiy protein, with translation MEPLGRPGLHHWRESTITNADLNDRGGVFFAAIEMTRMPMILTDPNLPDNPIVFCNKAFLDLTGYEEGEVLGRNCRFLQGAQTDRGQVAELREAIARNGSIALEILNYRRDGSPFWNAVFIGPVYDTDGKLLYFFASQLDVTRRRNTEQSFRQAQKMESIGQLTAGLAHDFNNLLQVVNGNLELISTAKDPDRLARYVASAQSAAERGAKLTRQLLAFARKTRLEPRPTDLSHLVTDFSEMLESTLNKQADLHLSLRRGLPHVTVDPDQLEMALLNIVNNARDAMPNGGLITVSTSLLKLNGNAEAFDLEPGDYIVLEVADEGEGMDADVLERATEPFFTTKGVGQGTGLGLAMASGFLRQSGGRLDIQSKKGEGTSVRMIFPITGPATIEGKSEPKDKVEGTRGQSGTEHVLVVEDHDEVLSLAREILESAGYKVSTAISGEAALRLFEEIHPQDPVHLLFTDLVMPGGMNGLALVDAVCERDPSVSILMTTGYNEELVVNGPRKRATDVLSKPYRRSELLDRVRQALNRHGEDGPRRNPSDFGAAQA, from the coding sequence ATGGAGCCGCTGGGCCGACCCGGGCTTCACCATTGGCGCGAAAGCACCATCACCAATGCCGATCTGAACGATCGCGGCGGAGTCTTCTTCGCGGCGATCGAGATGACCCGGATGCCGATGATCCTCACGGATCCGAACCTGCCGGACAATCCGATCGTTTTTTGCAACAAGGCCTTTCTCGACCTCACAGGGTATGAGGAGGGCGAGGTACTCGGCCGCAACTGCCGCTTTCTCCAGGGTGCGCAAACCGATCGCGGTCAGGTGGCGGAGCTTCGCGAAGCGATCGCGCGCAACGGCTCGATCGCGCTCGAGATCCTCAACTATCGCCGCGACGGATCGCCCTTCTGGAATGCCGTGTTCATCGGGCCGGTCTACGATACCGATGGCAAGCTACTCTACTTCTTCGCAAGCCAGCTGGACGTCACCCGCCGCCGCAACACCGAGCAGTCGTTCCGCCAGGCGCAGAAGATGGAATCGATCGGCCAGCTGACCGCCGGCCTCGCCCATGACTTCAACAACCTGCTGCAGGTCGTGAACGGCAATCTGGAGCTGATTTCGACCGCCAAGGATCCCGACCGGCTTGCCCGCTACGTCGCCTCGGCCCAGTCGGCCGCCGAACGCGGGGCGAAGCTTACGCGTCAGCTACTGGCCTTTGCCCGCAAGACCCGGCTTGAACCCAGGCCGACCGACCTGTCGCACCTCGTCACCGATTTCAGCGAAATGCTGGAAAGCACGCTGAACAAGCAGGCCGACCTGCACCTCAGCCTTCGGCGTGGCCTGCCCCACGTAACGGTCGACCCCGACCAGCTTGAAATGGCGCTGCTCAACATCGTCAACAATGCGCGCGACGCGATGCCGAACGGCGGCCTGATCACAGTCAGCACGTCGCTGCTGAAGCTCAACGGGAATGCCGAGGCCTTCGACCTTGAGCCGGGCGACTATATCGTGCTCGAAGTAGCGGACGAAGGCGAAGGCATGGACGCCGACGTGCTGGAGCGCGCCACCGAACCTTTCTTCACGACCAAGGGCGTGGGTCAGGGCACCGGGCTTGGACTGGCGATGGCCAGCGGCTTCTTGCGTCAGTCGGGCGGACGGCTCGATATCCAGAGCAAGAAGGGCGAGGGCACCTCCGTCCGGATGATTTTCCCGATAACCGGGCCGGCAACGATTGAAGGGAAGTCGGAGCCGAAGGACAAGGTCGAGGGCACCCGCGGCCAGTCGGGCACCGAGCATGTGCTGGTGGTCGAGGATCACGACGAGGTGCTGAGCCTCGCCCGAGAGATTTTGGAGAGCGCCGGATACAAGGTCAGCACCGCCATCAGCGGCGAGGCGGCGCTTCGGCTGTTCGAAGAGATCCACCCGCAGGATCCGGTGCACCTCCTCTTCACCGACCTCGTCATGCCGGGCGGCATGAACGGCCTCGCCCTCGTCGACGCAGTGTGCGAGCGCGACCCTTCCGTCTCCATTCTGATGACTACCGGTTATAACGAGGAACTGGTGGTCAACGGCCCGCGCAAGCGCGCCACGGACGTGCTCAGCAAACCCTATCGTCGCTCCGAACTGCTGGACCGGGTGCGTCAGGCGCTCAACCGCCACGGCGAGGACGGCCCGCGCCGCAACCCGTCGGATTTCGGCGCCGCGCAGGCCTGA
- a CDS encoding c-type cytochrome, with protein sequence MNWSSLVLAASAGALAFSVAAAQPTGAPPAPKNLQVLPKDMPRPQLMEVMKTFSSALGVKCTHCHAGTPPTMDFASDAKKEKQIARAMMRMVHRINTQDLGVKDMSQMKVTCFTCHRGATKPLTAAPTAPVSSLTPATISAERG encoded by the coding sequence ATGAACTGGTCCTCGCTCGTTCTCGCCGCATCCGCGGGTGCCCTCGCATTCTCGGTCGCCGCCGCACAACCGACCGGTGCTCCGCCGGCGCCGAAGAACCTTCAGGTCCTGCCCAAAGATATGCCGCGGCCACAGCTGATGGAGGTGATGAAAACCTTTTCATCCGCCCTCGGGGTCAAATGCACGCATTGCCACGCGGGCACGCCGCCGACGATGGACTTCGCTTCCGACGCGAAGAAAGAAAAGCAGATTGCCCGCGCGATGATGCGGATGGTGCACCGGATCAACACTCAGGACCTCGGCGTCAAGGACATGAGCCAGATGAAGGTGACTTGCTTCACCTGTCACCGTGGCGCGACGAAGCCCTTGACGGCGGCACCCACGGCGCCCGTGTCCAGCCTAACGCCCGCAACGATCAGCGCCGAACGGGGCTAG
- a CDS encoding NAD(P)H-dependent flavin oxidoreductase, with protein sequence MFKGLKPIMYGGREVWPLVEGGKGVSATNHASSGAWAAAGGIGTVSAVNADSYDPEGRIIPQVYRGMTRRQRHEELIHYGIEGAVAQVKKAYEIASGKGAININVLWEMGGAQPILHGVLERTKGLVTGVTCGAGMPYKLSEIAAQYGVNYLPIVSSGRAFRALWKRAYSKVAELLGAVVYEDPWLAGGHNGLSNAEDPRKPQDPYPRVKELRDVMREGGIADTVPIVMAGGVWRLDEWENWIDNPELGQIVFQFGTRPLLTQESPIPPEWKARLMDLEEGDVLLHKFSPTGFYSSAVKTPFLRALEARSGRQIAFTKEPVGDHQFTLDVGVGTRKNYWVTKGDLQHAREWHAAGYTDALKTPDDTLVFTQPEETAIIRRDQADCMGCLSQCAFSSWADNEKNSTGRLADPRSFCIQKTLQDIAHGGPVDQNLMFAGHAAYRFKQDPFYSNGFVPTVKQLVDRILTGA encoded by the coding sequence TTGTTCAAGGGGCTGAAGCCCATCATGTACGGCGGCCGTGAGGTATGGCCGCTGGTCGAAGGCGGTAAGGGCGTCAGCGCCACCAATCACGCGAGCTCGGGTGCCTGGGCGGCCGCCGGTGGCATTGGCACCGTCAGCGCCGTCAACGCCGATAGTTACGATCCTGAAGGCCGCATCATCCCTCAGGTGTACCGCGGGATGACCCGCCGCCAGCGCCATGAAGAGCTGATCCATTACGGGATCGAAGGCGCCGTCGCACAGGTCAAAAAGGCTTATGAGATCGCCAGCGGCAAGGGCGCCATCAACATCAACGTGCTGTGGGAAATGGGCGGCGCGCAGCCGATCCTTCATGGCGTGCTGGAGCGCACCAAGGGGCTGGTCACCGGCGTCACCTGCGGCGCCGGCATGCCGTACAAGCTCAGCGAGATCGCGGCGCAATATGGCGTCAATTACCTGCCGATCGTCTCTTCCGGCCGCGCTTTTCGCGCCCTTTGGAAGCGCGCTTACTCCAAGGTCGCGGAGCTTCTCGGCGCCGTCGTCTACGAGGATCCATGGCTCGCCGGCGGGCACAACGGCCTGTCCAATGCCGAGGATCCGCGCAAGCCGCAGGATCCTTATCCACGCGTCAAGGAACTGCGCGATGTGATGCGCGAAGGCGGCATTGCCGATACCGTGCCCATCGTCATGGCCGGCGGCGTCTGGCGCCTCGACGAGTGGGAGAACTGGATCGACAATCCCGAGCTTGGGCAGATTGTCTTTCAGTTCGGTACCCGGCCGTTGCTGACCCAGGAAAGCCCGATCCCGCCCGAGTGGAAGGCGCGCCTGATGGATCTGGAGGAGGGCGACGTCCTCCTGCACAAATTTTCACCGACCGGCTTCTACTCCTCCGCGGTGAAGACCCCCTTTCTGCGCGCGCTCGAAGCCCGCAGCGGGCGCCAGATCGCCTTCACTAAAGAGCCGGTTGGCGATCACCAGTTCACACTCGACGTCGGTGTCGGCACCCGCAAGAATTACTGGGTCACCAAGGGCGATCTCCAGCACGCCCGCGAGTGGCACGCGGCGGGCTACACCGATGCGCTGAAGACTCCCGACGACACGTTGGTGTTCACTCAGCCGGAAGAGACGGCGATCATCCGCCGTGACCAGGCCGACTGCATGGGCTGCCTCAGCCAGTGTGCTTTCTCGTCCTGGGCGGACAATGAGAAGAACTCGACAGGCCGCCTCGCCGACCCGCGCAGCTTCTGCATCCAGAAGACGTTGCAGGATATCGCGCACGGTGGTCCTGTCGACCAGAACCTGATGTTCGCCGGTCACGCGGCTTACCGCTTCAAGCAGGACCCATTCTATTCGAACGGTTTTGTGCCGACCGTGAAGCAGCTCGTCGACCGGATTCTGACGGGGGCGTGA
- a CDS encoding phytanoyl-CoA dioxygenase — MTLSQDDIAAFERDGFVVLHEAFSSELAEHCRSVLWQALGLSPERPSEWTEPVVRLGQFAGPVREAANTPRLHAAYDQLVGAGRWLAPQTLGTFPIRFPSATAAVDTGWHIDVSFGTEHPDFMQWRANVRSRGRALLMLFLFTDVGENDAPTRIRVESHRRVARLLADAGEEGLTLGEMVAADFGGTADCSEAVAVGPAGTVYLCHPFLVHAAQDHRGSNVKMMAQPPLLPSRGALRLERDVGDYSPVERAIRNALGEA, encoded by the coding sequence TTGACCCTATCGCAGGACGACATCGCCGCTTTTGAGCGGGACGGCTTTGTCGTCTTGCATGAGGCGTTTTCGAGCGAACTTGCGGAGCATTGCCGCTCGGTGCTTTGGCAGGCTCTCGGCCTAAGCCCCGAGCGACCCTCCGAGTGGACCGAGCCGGTCGTCCGCCTTGGCCAGTTCGCGGGTCCCGTCCGCGAGGCAGCGAATACGCCCCGCCTCCATGCCGCCTACGATCAACTCGTTGGCGCTGGCAGGTGGCTTGCACCGCAGACTCTGGGCACATTCCCGATCCGCTTCCCTTCGGCAACGGCCGCTGTCGACACCGGCTGGCACATCGATGTCAGCTTCGGGACCGAACACCCGGATTTCATGCAGTGGCGCGCCAATGTGAGGTCGCGCGGGCGCGCCCTGCTCATGCTGTTTCTGTTCACCGATGTCGGAGAGAATGACGCGCCCACCCGGATCAGGGTGGAGTCGCACCGCCGTGTCGCGCGCTTACTTGCGGATGCGGGCGAAGAAGGCCTGACGCTTGGAGAGATGGTCGCGGCGGACTTCGGTGGAACGGCCGACTGCAGCGAGGCCGTAGCCGTCGGACCTGCGGGAACGGTCTACCTGTGCCACCCATTCCTGGTGCACGCGGCGCAGGACCATCGCGGCTCGAACGTCAAGATGATGGCCCAGCCGCCGCTGTTACCATCACGAGGCGCGCTGCGTCTCGAGCGGGACGTTGGCGACTATTCACCCGTTGAGCGCGCCATTCGTAACGCGCTGGGTGAAGCCTAG
- a CDS encoding acyl-CoA dehydrogenase family protein, whose protein sequence is MSEYGLEFDLGEMAETIRETTQRFAAERIAPLAAEIDEADRFPQELWPQMGELGLHGITVEEEWGGLGLGYLEHVVAQEEVARASASVGLSYGAHSNLCVNQIRRWGNQDQKAKYLPPLISGEHVGALAMSEAGAGSDVVGMKLKADKSGNGYRLNGTKFWITNGAYADTVVVYAKTGEGSRGITAFLIEKGMAGYSVGQKIDKMGMRGSPTNELVFDDCFVPPENVLGEENKGVEVLMSGLDYERTVLAGIQLGIMQACLDTVLPYIRERKQFGKAVGSFQLMQAKVADMYVALNSARAYVYQVARACDAGRTTRFDAAGAILLASQNAVRVAEEAVQALGGAGYTKDWPVERYYRDAKLLDIGAGTNEIRRMLIGRELVGAA, encoded by the coding sequence ATGTCCGAATACGGGCTGGAGTTCGACCTCGGTGAGATGGCCGAGACGATCCGGGAAACCACGCAGCGGTTCGCCGCCGAGCGGATTGCGCCGCTGGCCGCCGAGATCGACGAGGCCGACCGTTTTCCGCAGGAACTGTGGCCGCAGATGGGCGAGCTTGGCCTGCACGGCATCACGGTAGAGGAGGAGTGGGGCGGGCTCGGGCTCGGCTACCTGGAGCATGTCGTCGCGCAGGAGGAGGTGGCGCGAGCCTCCGCCTCGGTGGGGCTGAGCTATGGCGCGCACTCCAACCTGTGCGTCAACCAGATCAGGCGCTGGGGCAACCAGGATCAGAAGGCGAAGTATCTGCCGCCCCTGATCAGCGGAGAGCATGTGGGTGCGCTGGCGATGAGCGAGGCTGGGGCGGGCAGTGACGTGGTCGGTATGAAGCTGAAGGCCGACAAAAGTGGCAATGGTTACCGGCTGAACGGCACCAAATTCTGGATCACCAACGGTGCTTATGCCGATACCGTTGTGGTATACGCCAAAACCGGCGAGGGCAGCCGCGGCATCACTGCCTTCCTGATCGAAAAGGGTATGGCCGGCTACTCGGTCGGGCAGAAGATCGACAAGATGGGCATGCGTGGAAGCCCCACCAACGAGCTGGTGTTCGACGATTGCTTTGTTCCGCCCGAAAACGTGCTGGGCGAGGAGAACAAGGGCGTCGAGGTGCTGATGAGCGGCCTCGATTATGAGCGGACGGTCTTGGCTGGAATCCAGCTCGGGATCATGCAGGCCTGCCTCGACACGGTCCTGCCCTACATTCGCGAGCGCAAGCAGTTCGGCAAGGCGGTTGGCTCGTTCCAGCTGATGCAGGCCAAGGTTGCGGACATGTACGTCGCGCTGAACTCGGCGCGCGCCTACGTCTACCAGGTCGCGAGGGCCTGCGATGCCGGTCGGACGACGCGCTTCGATGCGGCGGGCGCGATCCTGCTGGCGTCGCAAAATGCGGTGCGCGTGGCTGAAGAAGCCGTGCAGGCGCTGGGTGGGGCGGGCTACACCAAGGACTGGCCGGTCGAGCGTTACTATCGGGACGCGAAGCTGCTCGACATCGGCGCAGGCACGAACGAGATCCGCCGGATGCTGATCGGGCGGGAACTGGTGGGCGCCGCTTAG
- a CDS encoding glycine zipper 2TM domain-containing protein, with the protein MFKKALVALSAGAALAAIPATANAQYGGYHGGYGRGYSQPYYGGGYGGYGTYGRGYSQPYYGGGYNNGYYGNSYYGNGYRCGGNGTAGAVVGGIAGAVIGSQVANSTGRNRYGYYGRRNNNGTSGALIGGALGAIVGSQVAKNRC; encoded by the coding sequence ATGTTCAAGAAGGCTCTTGTCGCGCTCAGCGCCGGTGCAGCCCTGGCGGCGATCCCCGCGACTGCCAACGCCCAATATGGCGGCTATCACGGCGGCTACGGCCGCGGCTACAGCCAGCCTTATTACGGTGGCGGCTACGGCGGGTATGGCACCTATGGCCGTGGCTATAGCCAGCCCTACTACGGCGGCGGCTACAACAACGGCTATTACGGCAACAGCTACTACGGTAACGGCTACCGCTGTGGCGGCAACGGCACGGCGGGCGCGGTGGTCGGCGGCATCGCCGGCGCGGTGATCGGATCGCAGGTCGCCAACAGCACCGGCCGAAACCGCTACGGTTATTACGGTCGTCGCAACAACAACGGCACTAGCGGAGCGCTTATCGGCGGTGCGCTTGGCGCAATCGTCGGCAGCCAGGTCGCGAAAAATCGCTGCTGA
- a CDS encoding PQQ-dependent sugar dehydrogenase — protein sequence MKRLLLLSAAALSLAGCGNRQQSDPSRTYGPNPELAEPHEKLVSDVGVFEVVGWKPGETPTVPSGFRVQPLATGLSNPRTVLPLANGDVLVVESKKEGGEPVQRPKDPIRDFIMSLSHGKPKGGQKPPPSNRITLVRDANGDGRADGQTVLIDKLNSPFGIAVIGNYLYVAATDAILRYPFTPGQTRITAPPVKIADLPAGPINHHWTKSLTASPDGSRLYVGVGSNSNILERGVEAEANRAAILEVDPQTGLWKVFASGLRNPNGLTFYPGSNTLWTVVNERDELGPDLVPDYMTSVRPGAFYGWPYSYFGQHVDPRPRPQRPDLVRKAVSPDYALGAHVAALGLTFYTGATFPASFRGGAFIGEHGSWNRKAPSGYKVAFVAFQNGKPVGAPQDFVTGFLKDGKARGRPVGVAVDRTGALIIADDAGNTIWRVSYAGR from the coding sequence GTGAAGCGGCTCCTTCTCCTCTCCGCCGCAGCTCTGTCGCTCGCCGGCTGCGGCAATAGGCAGCAAAGCGACCCGAGCCGCACCTACGGCCCGAACCCCGAACTCGCCGAACCTCACGAGAAGCTCGTTTCGGACGTCGGCGTGTTCGAAGTCGTCGGCTGGAAGCCGGGTGAGACGCCCACCGTCCCTTCCGGCTTCCGCGTCCAGCCGCTTGCGACCGGCCTGTCGAACCCGCGCACGGTGCTCCCGCTCGCGAACGGCGACGTGCTGGTTGTCGAATCGAAAAAGGAAGGCGGCGAGCCGGTTCAGCGGCCCAAGGACCCGATCCGCGACTTCATTATGTCCCTGTCGCACGGCAAGCCGAAGGGCGGGCAGAAGCCGCCGCCAAGCAACCGCATCACCCTGGTCCGCGATGCCAACGGCGACGGTCGCGCGGACGGCCAGACGGTGCTGATCGACAAGCTGAACAGCCCGTTCGGGATCGCGGTCATCGGCAACTACCTCTATGTTGCCGCCACAGACGCGATCCTTCGCTATCCGTTCACGCCCGGCCAGACGCGCATCACCGCCCCGCCTGTCAAGATCGCCGACCTTCCCGCCGGCCCGATCAATCATCACTGGACCAAAAGCCTGACGGCCAGCCCCGACGGATCGCGGCTCTATGTAGGCGTGGGCTCCAACAGCAACATTCTCGAGCGCGGCGTCGAGGCCGAGGCGAACCGCGCCGCCATCCTCGAGGTCGATCCGCAAACCGGCCTTTGGAAGGTCTTCGCCAGCGGCCTCCGCAATCCCAACGGCCTCACCTTCTACCCCGGCAGCAACACGCTGTGGACGGTGGTCAACGAACGTGACGAGCTCGGCCCCGACCTGGTACCCGATTACATGACTTCGGTTCGTCCCGGTGCTTTCTACGGCTGGCCCTACAGCTATTTCGGTCAGCACGTGGACCCGCGTCCGCGCCCGCAGCGTCCCGATCTCGTCCGCAAGGCCGTGTCGCCCGACTACGCGCTTGGCGCCCATGTCGCCGCGCTTGGCCTGACCTTCTACACCGGCGCCACCTTCCCCGCTTCGTTCCGCGGCGGCGCCTTCATCGGGGAGCATGGCAGCTGGAACCGAAAGGCGCCGAGCGGCTACAAGGTGGCCTTCGTCGCCTTCCAGAACGGCAAGCCCGTCGGCGCCCCGCAGGATTTCGTCACCGGCTTCCTCAAGGATGGCAAGGCCCGCGGCCGCCCGGTGGGAGTCGCCGTCGACCGCACCGGCGCCCTGATCATTGCCGACGACGCCGGCAACACGATCTGGCGGGTCAGCTACGCGGGTCGCTAA
- a CDS encoding thiolase family protein has product MGSMQGCLADASATDLGATVVKAAVERAGVSGEDIDRIYMGCVLPAGLGQAPARQAAIKAGLPKSVQATTVNKVCGSGMQTVIMGAEALSAGNADVIVAGGMESMTNAPYLLKKHRSGARIGHDTAYDHMFLDGLEDAYEEGRAMGSFAQCTADEYQLTREQMDEFAISSLTRAKEAIESGAFADEVVPVTITSRRGETVITTDEAPGKVNPEKIPGLRAAFAKEGTITAATSSSISDGAAAVVLMRESEARAKGLTPVARIVASGAHAQEPAEFTLAPIGAMNKALERAGWSVGDVDLFEVNEAFACVAMFAMRDLGIPHDKINVHGGATALGHPIGASGTRIIVTLLNALKQKGGKRGVASLCIGGGEGTALAVELVD; this is encoded by the coding sequence ATGGGCTCGATGCAGGGATGCCTCGCCGATGCCAGCGCAACCGATCTTGGCGCCACCGTCGTCAAAGCGGCGGTCGAGCGCGCGGGCGTCAGTGGCGAGGATATCGACCGGATCTACATGGGATGTGTGCTTCCTGCAGGACTCGGCCAGGCTCCGGCCCGGCAGGCAGCGATCAAGGCCGGGCTGCCCAAGTCGGTTCAGGCGACCACCGTCAACAAGGTTTGCGGATCGGGCATGCAGACGGTGATCATGGGCGCTGAAGCGCTGAGCGCCGGCAATGCGGACGTGATCGTCGCCGGCGGCATGGAGTCGATGACCAATGCGCCCTATCTGCTCAAGAAGCATCGCTCCGGCGCGCGCATCGGCCACGATACGGCGTACGACCATATGTTCCTGGACGGGTTGGAAGACGCCTATGAGGAAGGCCGCGCGATGGGCAGCTTCGCTCAGTGCACCGCTGACGAATATCAACTGACCCGCGAGCAGATGGACGAATTCGCCATCTCCTCGCTGACCCGCGCCAAGGAAGCAATCGAGAGCGGCGCTTTCGCCGACGAGGTCGTGCCAGTCACGATCACGAGCCGCAGGGGCGAAACGGTTATCACCACCGACGAGGCGCCGGGCAAGGTCAATCCCGAGAAGATCCCGGGCCTCCGCGCTGCCTTTGCCAAGGAAGGCACGATTACGGCGGCGACCAGCTCCTCCATTTCCGACGGTGCCGCCGCCGTGGTGCTGATGCGTGAAAGCGAAGCGCGGGCGAAAGGCCTGACCCCCGTTGCCCGGATCGTAGCCAGCGGCGCCCATGCGCAGGAGCCAGCGGAGTTCACCCTCGCCCCCATCGGCGCGATGAACAAGGCGCTGGAGCGCGCCGGCTGGAGCGTCGGCGACGTCGACCTGTTCGAAGTCAACGAAGCCTTCGCTTGCGTTGCAATGTTTGCGATGCGCGACCTCGGCATCCCGCACGACAAGATCAACGTCCACGGCGGCGCCACCGCGCTCGGGCACCCGATCGGCGCCAGCGGCACCCGCATTATCGTGACGCTGCTCAACGCCCTCAAGCAAAAGGGCGGCAAGCGCGGCGTTGCCAGCCTTTGCATCGGCGGCGGCGAAGGCACGGCGCTGGCCGTGGAGCTCGTCGACTAA
- a CDS encoding SH3 domain-containing protein, producing the protein MLRKGALTVVALSLAASAAAQDKPVPYWASLASGEAMMRTGPARTYPGIWLYKRRDLPVRVLKRYESWRLIQDPDGTKGWMLSTMLSDRRSAIVKPGEPRPILSQPSDGAKLRYRAQAGVVGKIEKCSSGWCHIQIGKRDGYIRVADIWGVAPDEVVD; encoded by the coding sequence ATGCTGCGCAAGGGGGCGTTGACGGTAGTTGCCCTGTCGCTGGCGGCGTCCGCTGCCGCGCAGGACAAGCCCGTGCCCTATTGGGCATCGCTGGCCAGCGGCGAGGCGATGATGCGGACCGGACCCGCGCGCACTTATCCAGGCATATGGCTCTACAAGCGCCGCGACCTTCCGGTTCGGGTGCTCAAGCGCTACGAAAGCTGGCGGCTGATCCAGGATCCGGACGGCACCAAGGGGTGGATGCTGTCGACCATGCTGTCCGACCGCCGCAGCGCCATCGTCAAGCCCGGCGAACCACGCCCGATCCTGTCGCAGCCTTCAGACGGGGCCAAGCTCCGTTACCGTGCGCAAGCCGGTGTTGTCGGCAAGATCGAGAAATGCAGCTCCGGTTGGTGCCACATCCAGATCGGCAAGCGCGACGGCTATATTCGCGTTGCCGACATCTGGGGCGTCGCGCCCGATGAGGTCGTAGACTAG
- a CDS encoding DUF2231 domain-containing protein: MSLDASARRPSRRGAHPVTPMLLPVPILCFVGALIADWAYTASPDMLWIDFSSWLLMAGLIGGGLAIAALVVRLVRAHADRGAIGLPLVLLGSAWIVELVNSFIHTRDGWTAVVPTGIILSAIGVILSLAAGWTWQSISHREGAVR; this comes from the coding sequence ATGTCCCTGGACGCTTCCGCGCGCCGCCCGTCCCGCCGCGGTGCGCACCCTGTCACGCCGATGCTGCTTCCCGTCCCAATCCTCTGCTTCGTCGGGGCGCTGATCGCAGACTGGGCCTACACGGCCTCGCCCGACATGCTGTGGATCGACTTTTCCTCCTGGCTGCTGATGGCTGGACTGATCGGGGGCGGGCTGGCGATCGCCGCACTTGTCGTGAGGCTGGTCCGGGCGCATGCGGATCGCGGAGCAATCGGCCTTCCACTGGTGCTGCTCGGTTCCGCCTGGATCGTCGAGCTGGTCAACAGCTTCATCCATACGCGCGACGGCTGGACGGCCGTGGTCCCGACGGGGATCATCCTTTCCGCCATCGGCGTCATCCTCTCGCTTGCCGCCGGCTGGACGTGGCAATCCATCTCGCATCGCGAAGGAGCTGTCCGGTGA
- a CDS encoding DMT family protein, whose translation MPTIALLILSNIFMTVAWYWHLKGGMNKPILAVVLISWGIALVEYCFAVPANRLGYANGWSGAQLKIAQEAITLTVFAGFMVAVLGEPLHWRHLAAFACIMAAVAFLFWGKP comes from the coding sequence ATGCCCACGATCGCGCTGCTCATCCTTTCCAACATCTTCATGACGGTGGCCTGGTACTGGCACCTCAAGGGCGGGATGAACAAACCCATTCTTGCTGTGGTCCTGATCAGCTGGGGCATCGCGCTTGTGGAATATTGCTTCGCGGTTCCCGCCAACCGCCTCGGCTACGCCAATGGCTGGAGCGGCGCCCAACTGAAGATCGCGCAGGAGGCGATCACCCTCACCGTCTTCGCCGGATTCATGGTCGCGGTGCTCGGCGAGCCATTGCACTGGCGCCACCTTGCCGCCTTCGCCTGCATCATGGCGGCGGTGGCCTTCCTGTTCTGGGGTAAGCCTTAA